In uncultured Methanobacterium sp., a genomic segment contains:
- a CDS encoding DUF3320 domain-containing protein, with product MSELSKVDIYRQIDVLRQSLLDLTMRNQLLNFRPRSMTVEVTEGELAEIYDRLVLKKSKRKLLQFIPRADFDTAKDSSSVKDASYRDKNPDHKDNTHFEINGKQNSDVDQNSPSNVGSKTTTGTSLSSADTKINKVDHGDFSADELVKEPQFVNKPQYQETNFEDKLSTSNDIADDTRAPDEVEVKSPDFPDTEMDNEALAPEESLLWEAPSLDQETLEKNKEIFLSTDLTPSELQRRLFYINQRARSMMEEQGYNILYLAMGFLKWQESNGTPGDREAPLILIPVELERRRVKGSFKLRWTGEDIIPNISLQAKLLDYGVEIPDFEMPRTQEGVDEYLDQVRESIAHEKGWEVKDKAYLGFFSFTKFVMYKDLDPESWPEDMPLEENPLIKAIFDPAEEELSQGFQEDEVDVKLSSEDVYHVMDADSSQIAVIEDVKHGRDLVVEGPPGTGKSQTIVNLIAELLARGNTVLFVSEKMAALEVVKGRLDSVGLGEFCLELHSKKSQKKDVLEKLESVLRNPKPIDLSMDDDLSTIEELKSDLNEYVTLLHSPYAKINWTPYQLFGVKERSLHHFEKIGTKMPRFLVENSKTCTLREWQRTINKFKELGELYKLVKPVSYNPWKYTHPDPILPAEEEEIENLLDETVKTLHELNLKAENLSKISGVKIPVTLEDTEHLIAAVEIISSFPSLERELILNTKWDYDKLQVYNLIKSLEEYKAKTKGLKRFKEGVLDEDISSLLINFQEQKPKLLKFLSGDFKKAKKRIGKLYLGKTPENDEIILQDLEELIKCQKLQLKIRAQDELARSLFGSHWKREESEAENLKAISEWILKFRQALEEGRITEKILIILDSAQQYEIKQITHEMHQDYDQILEYINQLDSYLHFDPDSVLGDSLTKSPLDYLSSQISLLKVGLSGLQNWSRFSSSRGECLETVGKNLVELADKDEIEATDIIPCLEGNFADSLLRNLFLEEPSLSRFVGDVHEKKINEFRELDRKIINLNRFRIAQELHQNRPSLSGTASPRSELGVLKSEFSRKRGHMPIRKLLSICGGIIQTIKPCFMMSPLSIAQYLDPYSVKNLRFDYVIFDEASQVKPEDALGALLRARCAVIMGDTRQLPPTSFFDILIDVESDDYDLAVLADMESILHLCKRSFPSKMLRWHYRSRHESLIAVSNQEFYDNHLLIYPSPSKDSEELGLKLIHLPETVYDRGKSATNRAEAKAVIKAVFDHYQKYGNTKSLGVGTFNVRQQQAILEELELQLKLNPKMESYFKGNNGEHFFVKNLETIQGDERDVIMVSVGYGFDSEGNLSHNFGPVNQDGGERRLNVLLTRAREKCLIFSNFRGRDLQLSSSAPFGLRALKEFLEYAENKTLAHQDLVQNNADDAFEEAVSEFLTEHGYEIHRRVGCAGFRVDLAVVDPEYPGRYLLGIACDGPMYQTSRVARDRDRLRQQILKGLGWRFYRLWSTDWYRNRADVQKRLLAIIEELLKEDRAEEVIPPVEEVGIDSPVEDLEDGVSVISSTEDGTDSEKDTDLSHVDGAVPPTPDGKGEIDSLNDSPHASPLDDPRLGDSKLDDTQIDDSPFTDSPLNETESRSKLLKSEERNYSTENSTDFPELEEILESEKEKSKKESSSGSQVKEDDKDELSDYVTCEDTGVPVSGDIHSQPVGDIARAAMKVVEVEGPIHYDEVVKRIRTYWGLSRAGRRVQAVMKEAINLGLMDGQIIQKGDFLYYKDAPVVVRRRTGNPPAKMDLISPEEIAAAVKIILKSQYATQTDELVREVSRLFGAKVTRGPAISRIKGVIDDLIQKGEIEERTDGMMDIIRE from the coding sequence ATGTCCGAACTTTCCAAGGTGGACATATACAGACAGATCGATGTTCTAAGGCAGAGCTTGCTGGACCTTACCATGCGTAACCAGCTTTTAAACTTCCGACCCCGTAGCATGACCGTGGAGGTTACTGAAGGAGAACTGGCTGAGATTTACGACCGACTGGTCCTTAAAAAAAGCAAAAGGAAACTTTTACAGTTTATTCCCCGGGCAGACTTTGACACTGCTAAAGATTCAAGCAGTGTTAAAGATGCAAGTTACAGGGATAAAAATCCAGATCATAAAGATAACACTCATTTTGAAATTAATGGAAAGCAAAACTCGGATGTGGATCAAAACTCCCCTTCAAATGTGGGAAGCAAAACCACAACCGGAACATCACTTAGCAGTGCAGATACCAAAATTAATAAGGTAGATCATGGAGATTTTTCTGCTGATGAACTGGTTAAGGAACCCCAGTTTGTTAATAAACCCCAGTACCAGGAAACTAATTTTGAAGACAAATTATCCACTTCAAATGATATTGCAGATGATACTAGGGCACCAGATGAAGTTGAGGTAAAGTCCCCTGATTTTCCAGATACTGAAATGGATAATGAAGCACTTGCACCCGAAGAATCCTTACTATGGGAAGCACCATCTCTGGACCAGGAAACCCTGGAAAAGAATAAAGAAATCTTTTTATCCACAGATTTAACACCATCAGAACTTCAACGCAGATTGTTCTATATAAATCAACGTGCCAGGTCAATGATGGAAGAGCAGGGTTACAATATTCTCTACCTGGCCATGGGATTCTTGAAATGGCAGGAAAGTAACGGAACACCAGGAGACCGTGAAGCACCCCTAATTCTGATACCAGTGGAACTGGAACGTAGACGAGTGAAGGGTTCTTTTAAGCTCCGCTGGACTGGTGAAGACATAATCCCTAACATCTCCCTCCAGGCCAAACTACTGGATTACGGGGTTGAAATACCTGATTTTGAAATGCCCCGAACCCAGGAAGGTGTTGATGAATATTTAGACCAGGTAAGAGAATCTATTGCCCATGAGAAAGGTTGGGAAGTTAAAGATAAGGCCTACCTTGGGTTTTTCAGTTTCACCAAATTCGTGATGTACAAGGACCTGGACCCGGAAAGCTGGCCTGAAGACATGCCCCTGGAAGAAAACCCCCTTATAAAGGCAATATTCGACCCAGCAGAAGAAGAACTGAGTCAGGGATTCCAGGAAGATGAGGTGGACGTGAAACTATCCTCTGAAGATGTTTACCATGTTATGGATGCCGATTCATCACAGATCGCGGTGATTGAAGATGTGAAGCATGGGCGAGACCTGGTGGTGGAGGGTCCCCCGGGAACTGGTAAGTCCCAGACTATTGTAAACCTGATAGCCGAACTCCTGGCACGTGGTAACACTGTCCTATTTGTAAGTGAGAAAATGGCCGCCCTGGAAGTGGTTAAAGGCCGTCTGGACAGTGTTGGACTGGGTGAATTCTGTCTGGAACTGCACAGTAAAAAATCGCAGAAGAAGGATGTTCTGGAAAAACTGGAAAGTGTCCTTAGGAATCCCAAACCAATTGATCTTTCAATGGATGATGATCTAAGCACCATTGAAGAGCTCAAATCAGACCTGAATGAATACGTCACCCTGCTACATTCTCCCTATGCAAAAATCAACTGGACACCTTACCAGCTTTTTGGTGTTAAAGAGAGATCATTGCACCATTTCGAGAAAATAGGCACTAAAATGCCACGTTTTTTGGTGGAAAATAGCAAAACCTGCACCTTACGGGAATGGCAGCGAACTATAAATAAGTTCAAGGAACTGGGAGAGTTGTACAAACTGGTGAAACCAGTATCCTACAATCCATGGAAATACACTCATCCCGATCCCATACTACCAGCTGAAGAAGAGGAAATTGAAAACCTGCTGGATGAAACCGTAAAAACACTCCATGAACTGAATTTAAAGGCAGAAAACCTTTCCAAAATATCGGGTGTTAAGATACCGGTGACACTAGAAGATACAGAACACCTTATAGCTGCAGTGGAAATAATCTCTTCATTCCCCTCCCTGGAGAGGGAACTCATCCTTAACACCAAATGGGATTATGATAAATTACAGGTTTACAATCTCATTAAAAGCCTGGAAGAATACAAAGCCAAAACCAAGGGCCTGAAAAGGTTCAAAGAAGGAGTTCTGGATGAGGATATTTCATCCTTACTAATAAATTTCCAGGAACAAAAACCGAAACTACTGAAATTCCTTAGTGGAGATTTTAAGAAGGCTAAAAAAAGGATTGGTAAACTTTACCTTGGTAAAACTCCGGAAAATGATGAAATAATCCTCCAGGATCTTGAAGAACTCATAAAATGCCAGAAACTACAGTTAAAGATCAGGGCACAGGATGAACTGGCCAGATCCCTGTTTGGATCCCACTGGAAAAGGGAGGAAAGTGAAGCTGAAAACCTGAAGGCCATATCAGAATGGATACTCAAATTCAGACAAGCCCTGGAAGAAGGCAGGATCACCGAGAAAATCCTCATAATACTGGATTCAGCGCAGCAGTATGAAATTAAACAGATCACCCATGAAATGCACCAGGATTATGACCAGATACTGGAGTACATAAACCAGCTGGATAGTTACCTGCACTTTGACCCGGACTCGGTATTAGGAGATTCCCTGACCAAAAGTCCCCTTGATTACTTATCATCCCAGATTTCCCTATTAAAAGTGGGACTTTCTGGTTTACAGAACTGGTCCCGTTTCAGCTCCTCCCGAGGCGAATGCTTGGAAACCGTTGGAAAGAACCTGGTGGAACTGGCAGATAAAGATGAAATTGAAGCAACCGACATCATACCCTGCCTGGAGGGGAACTTTGCAGACTCACTACTGCGAAATCTGTTCCTGGAGGAACCATCACTCTCCCGTTTCGTGGGTGACGTTCATGAGAAGAAGATAAATGAATTTAGGGAACTGGACCGTAAGATCATAAATCTCAACCGTTTCCGTATAGCCCAGGAGTTACACCAGAACCGGCCTTCACTTTCAGGCACTGCTTCACCTCGTTCAGAGCTAGGAGTGCTTAAAAGTGAGTTTTCCCGTAAAAGAGGACATATGCCCATTAGGAAATTGTTATCCATCTGTGGAGGGATAATACAAACCATAAAACCCTGTTTCATGATGAGTCCCCTTTCCATAGCCCAGTACCTGGACCCTTACAGTGTGAAGAACCTGCGTTTTGATTACGTTATTTTCGATGAAGCCAGTCAGGTGAAACCGGAAGATGCCCTAGGGGCACTATTAAGGGCCAGATGCGCGGTTATAATGGGAGACACCCGGCAGTTACCTCCCACCAGTTTTTTCGATATTTTGATTGATGTGGAAAGTGATGATTATGATCTGGCTGTGCTGGCAGATATGGAAAGCATCCTCCACCTCTGCAAAAGAAGTTTTCCCTCAAAGATGCTGCGCTGGCACTACCGTAGCCGACATGAATCTCTCATCGCGGTGAGTAATCAGGAATTTTATGATAATCATCTCTTAATCTACCCTTCACCCAGCAAGGACTCTGAAGAACTGGGACTGAAACTGATCCACCTCCCGGAAACTGTTTATGACCGGGGAAAAAGTGCCACCAACCGGGCAGAGGCCAAAGCAGTTATCAAAGCCGTGTTCGATCATTACCAGAAGTACGGTAACACCAAGAGCCTTGGTGTGGGTACCTTCAATGTACGGCAGCAGCAGGCCATCTTAGAAGAACTGGAACTGCAGTTGAAGCTCAACCCTAAAATGGAGAGTTACTTTAAAGGGAACAATGGAGAGCATTTCTTCGTGAAAAACCTGGAAACAATCCAGGGAGATGAAAGAGATGTGATAATGGTTAGTGTGGGTTATGGATTTGACTCTGAAGGTAATTTAAGCCATAACTTCGGACCGGTTAACCAGGATGGAGGAGAAAGACGTTTAAACGTTCTCCTAACAAGGGCCAGGGAGAAGTGTTTGATATTCTCCAATTTCAGGGGCCGTGACCTTCAATTGAGTTCAAGTGCACCTTTCGGTCTTCGTGCGCTTAAAGAATTCCTGGAATACGCTGAGAATAAAACTCTAGCACACCAGGATCTAGTTCAGAACAATGCGGATGATGCTTTTGAAGAGGCTGTCTCTGAATTTTTAACTGAACACGGATATGAAATTCACCGCAGAGTGGGCTGTGCTGGTTTCAGGGTTGACCTTGCAGTTGTGGACCCAGAATACCCTGGGCGTTACCTGCTGGGCATTGCCTGTGACGGGCCAATGTACCAGACCAGCAGGGTGGCCCGGGACCGGGACCGGCTCCGCCAACAGATTTTGAAAGGACTGGGATGGCGTTTCTATCGTTTATGGTCTACAGACTGGTACCGTAACCGTGCTGATGTGCAAAAACGGCTCCTGGCAATAATAGAAGAACTCTTAAAAGAGGACCGTGCAGAGGAAGTTATTCCACCAGTAGAAGAGGTGGGGATTGATTCCCCTGTAGAAGATCTGGAAGATGGAGTGAGTGTAATTAGTTCTACAGAAGACGGAACTGACAGTGAAAAGGATACTGATCTTTCTCATGTAGATGGAGCAGTACCCCCAACTCCTGATGGAAAGGGTGAAATTGATTCGTTAAATGATTCACCACATGCTTCCCCATTAGATGACCCCAGATTAGGTGATTCCAAATTGGATGATACCCAAATAGATGATTCTCCATTTACTGACTCACCATTAAATGAAACTGAATCCCGTTCTAAACTGTTAAAATCAGAAGAAAGGAATTACTCTACTGAAAATTCTACTGATTTCCCTGAACTGGAAGAGATTTTAGAATCTGAAAAAGAAAAATCTAAAAAAGAATCCTCTTCTGGTTCCCAGGTAAAAGAAGATGATAAAGATGAATTATCGGATTATGTGACCTGTGAGGACACTGGTGTGCCTGTTTCGGGGGACATTCACAGCCAGCCAGTGGGAGATATTGCCAGAGCAGCAATGAAGGTAGTTGAAGTAGAGGGCCCCATACACTACGACGAGGTTGTAAAACGTATACGGACCTACTGGGGACTTAGCCGAGCCGGTAGGCGCGTACAGGCAGTTATGAAAGAAGCTATCAACCTAGGATTGATGGATGGCCAGATAATCCAGAAAGGTGACTTTTTATATTACAAAGATGCACCGGTGGTAGTTCGCAGAAGAACCGGTAATCCACCAGCCAAGATGGACCTTATAAGTCCTGAAGAAATCGCTGCTGCAGTGAAGATCATCCTAAAATCACAGTACGCCACCCAGACCGATGAACTAGTCAGGGAAGTTTCCCGACTCTTCGGAGCCAAAGTAACCCGTGGACCTGCAATAAGTAGGATAAAAGGAGTTATTGACGATCTTATTCAAAAGGGTGAGATCGAAGAACGGACAGATGGAATGATGGATATTATAAGGGAATAG
- a CDS encoding rhodanese-like domain-containing protein, with product MSESTENEKEQILRNISPDVALELFDKIKEDPDFIVLDLRTPKEFTTGYLEGAVNMDFRGENFTEELEKGDKEKKYLIYCGSGVRSAKALAIMEELEYLEVYNILGGIRMWKVNGNPIIKE from the coding sequence ATGTCAGAATCCACTGAAAATGAAAAAGAACAAATTTTAAGGAATATCAGTCCGGATGTTGCATTAGAATTATTTGATAAGATTAAGGAAGACCCAGATTTTATCGTACTTGATCTTAGAACTCCTAAAGAATTCACCACAGGCTATCTTGAGGGTGCGGTGAACATGGATTTTCGTGGTGAAAACTTCACTGAAGAACTGGAAAAAGGGGACAAGGAGAAAAAATATCTCATTTACTGTGGATCAGGTGTTAGATCCGCTAAAGCACTGGCTATAATGGAAGAGTTAGAATACCTTGAAGTTTACAACATCCTGGGGGGCATTAGGATGTGGAAGGTAAATGGCAATCCTATAATTAAAGAATAA
- a CDS encoding carboxymuconolactone decarboxylase family protein, producing the protein MEQKTPNRFTEALGEEVDDAFKKLASEILKDGALTLKEKSLIALACAVAVKCEPCTRAHKKQALKTGATQKEIVEAAAVAGLVRMGSGFNTAYALLDDDETGKKLVFKPPTREENKDNEMSEGSKPEGSKIQRKPDGYLNSILEKKFIE; encoded by the coding sequence ATGGAACAGAAAACTCCCAACCGGTTTACAGAGGCCCTTGGTGAAGAGGTGGATGATGCCTTCAAAAAACTGGCTTCGGAAATATTAAAAGATGGTGCTTTAACTCTCAAGGAAAAAAGTCTCATTGCCCTGGCATGCGCTGTTGCAGTTAAATGTGAACCTTGCACACGTGCACATAAAAAACAGGCACTTAAAACTGGGGCAACCCAGAAAGAAATTGTAGAAGCTGCTGCTGTGGCTGGCCTGGTGCGTATGGGTTCCGGTTTTAACACCGCCTATGCACTTTTAGATGATGATGAAACCGGAAAAAAATTAGTTTTCAAACCACCTACCCGTGAAGAAAATAAGGATAATGAAATGAGTGAGGGGTCTAAGCCTGAGGGATCTAAAATTCAGAGGAAACCTGATGGCTACCTGAACAGTATTCTCGAAAAAAAGTTCATCGAATGA
- a CDS encoding TMEM175 family protein yields MESENSSIFMDTKRLETLVDGIFAIAMTLLVLALAVPDITEPLSNAAVQNSLYSLIPSFYTLVMSFILLALFWSNHHRAFHKIDEMNTPLLWINVIWLLFIVLVPFSASLTGKYGEFPISHIIFNLNMLGIALFLGLNWYYASRKKFIDEKVSPRDITVTIRTNILFIVISLLALSLSFVIPRWSALVYLLIFPLEYWIGKM; encoded by the coding sequence ATGGAGTCTGAAAATTCGAGTATTTTTATGGACACGAAGCGTCTTGAAACATTGGTAGATGGAATATTTGCCATTGCCATGACTTTACTGGTTCTGGCTTTAGCTGTTCCAGATATTACCGAACCATTATCCAATGCAGCAGTTCAAAATTCTCTTTATAGTCTTATACCCAGTTTTTACACTTTAGTCATGAGCTTCATTCTCCTGGCTCTATTTTGGAGTAATCATCATCGTGCTTTTCATAAAATAGATGAAATGAACACACCTTTATTATGGATAAATGTTATATGGTTATTATTCATAGTACTGGTCCCATTTTCAGCTTCTTTAACTGGGAAATATGGAGAATTTCCCATTTCTCACATTATTTTCAATTTAAACATGCTGGGGATTGCACTCTTCCTGGGTTTAAACTGGTACTATGCAAGCAGGAAAAAATTTATCGATGAAAAAGTTTCTCCTAGAGACATAACCGTCACTATAAGAACCAACATCCTTTTCATAGTTATTTCGCTCCTGGCACTATCACTCAGCTTTGTAATTCCCAGATGGAGTGCTTTAGTGTATTTACTGATTTTCCCATTGGAATATTGGATCGGTAAAATGTGA
- a CDS encoding FmdE family protein — MEDNLNCEIIPFSEVTKFHGHSCPGTAIGYRAAGIAICELSSRAEDEELVAIVENDSCSVDAIQVVTGCTMGKGNLIFKDHGKQVYTFLNRKTGKAMRISLKNNIDEIDPEFSKAREQAFSPSASQEDKDKFQKTKDAFTEKILSAIPAQELFKVESVELEFPEEARIFKSIYCAKCGEPVAEHRARVENGEIVCLTCFNEYSRT; from the coding sequence ATGGAAGATAACCTAAATTGTGAAATAATTCCCTTTTCCGAAGTAACCAAATTCCATGGGCATTCCTGTCCTGGAACAGCCATAGGTTACCGTGCCGCTGGAATAGCTATCTGTGAATTATCTTCCCGGGCAGAAGATGAAGAACTGGTGGCCATAGTTGAAAATGACAGCTGCAGTGTGGATGCCATTCAGGTGGTAACTGGCTGCACCATGGGAAAGGGTAACCTCATATTCAAGGACCACGGTAAACAGGTATACACCTTCCTTAACCGTAAAACAGGAAAAGCAATGCGCATATCACTGAAAAATAACATCGATGAAATTGACCCTGAATTTTCAAAGGCCCGTGAACAAGCATTTTCTCCTTCAGCCAGTCAGGAAGATAAGGATAAATTTCAAAAAACCAAGGATGCATTCACTGAAAAGATTCTATCAGCTATTCCAGCCCAGGAACTATTCAAAGTGGAAAGTGTTGAACTGGAATTCCCAGAAGAAGCAAGGATATTCAAATCCATCTACTGTGCTAAATGTGGGGAGCCAGTAGCTGAACACCGGGCCCGGGTGGAAAATGGTGAAATAGTCTGTTTAACTTGTTTCAATGAATATTCCCGGACATAA
- a CDS encoding flavin reductase family protein has product MQLKNFKRESIIPLPVTFISTLSPDGVRNVAPYSCLMPILRPFDLICVATAGVMRDTFDNMKAREEFVISLPGMDLAGSVMPTAKFVPPEVNEYELAGLKEKPSQEIETPGVDGCYAWMECKLHKIVAEEYDNFPYALIVGKVVHLEVRDDIYNRENGSWDVEKAQPLMMTESNQGMHFCTVKDMDWFEPYGAMFPNGKDPLAGMYED; this is encoded by the coding sequence ATGCAGCTAAAAAACTTCAAAAGAGAATCCATAATACCCCTGCCTGTGACCTTCATTTCCACCCTCAGTCCAGATGGAGTGCGCAACGTGGCCCCATATTCCTGTTTGATGCCTATTCTACGTCCGTTTGACTTGATATGTGTGGCCACTGCTGGGGTGATGAGGGATACCTTTGATAACATGAAAGCTCGGGAGGAATTCGTCATCAGCCTCCCAGGAATGGATCTGGCGGGTAGTGTAATGCCAACTGCTAAATTCGTGCCTCCAGAGGTGAATGAATACGAACTTGCAGGGTTAAAAGAAAAACCCAGCCAGGAGATTGAAACACCTGGAGTAGATGGATGTTACGCCTGGATGGAATGCAAACTCCATAAGATCGTGGCTGAAGAATATGATAATTTCCCATATGCACTGATTGTGGGGAAAGTGGTACACCTAGAAGTACGTGATGATATTTACAACCGTGAAAATGGTTCATGGGATGTAGAAAAGGCCCAGCCTTTGATGATGACTGAATCCAATCAGGGAATGCACTTCTGCACCGTGAAGGACATGGACTGGTTCGAACCCTACGGGGCAATGTTCCCCAATGGTAAGGATCCTCTGGCAGGAATGTACGAAGATTAA
- a CDS encoding DUF4013 domain-containing protein has translation MDMGQIIGDAFKYPVSNWKRLLILGVIVLITQILIEIAIGYGRVSGLPYYLLIPALIAVFLTMGYQLRTIATSIIGENEPPEFNDWTKMFLDGLRVFITSIAYGIIPTIILIMGFIMLFTGSYGLGVIILIVGAILFIILGIISVMAISNMAYYNEIGAAFKFGEIKERIESIGWLEYIVMLILLAIIYIILLVVASVVMIIPYAGLVLACLIIYPFIYLFLYRAIGLIYKETVEDEGESIQYESKDLPETEEPT, from the coding sequence ATGGACATGGGTCAAATTATTGGTGATGCTTTTAAATATCCAGTTTCTAACTGGAAACGCTTGTTGATTTTAGGCGTAATAGTTTTAATAACCCAAATTTTAATTGAAATTGCAATTGGATATGGTCGTGTTTCCGGCTTGCCATATTACCTCTTAATTCCTGCTTTAATTGCTGTATTCCTGACCATGGGATATCAACTGAGGACAATAGCGACATCTATAATTGGGGAAAATGAACCTCCTGAGTTTAATGATTGGACTAAAATGTTCCTGGATGGACTTAGAGTTTTCATTACAAGTATTGCTTATGGAATAATTCCCACAATAATTTTAATTATGGGGTTCATCATGCTATTTACAGGATCATATGGCCTAGGAGTGATTATCCTTATAGTGGGTGCAATACTTTTCATCATCTTGGGGATAATATCAGTAATGGCCATTTCCAACATGGCGTACTATAATGAAATAGGAGCAGCATTTAAATTCGGTGAAATCAAGGAGAGAATAGAAAGTATTGGATGGTTAGAATACATAGTGATGCTGATTTTACTGGCAATTATTTACATTATACTGTTGGTGGTGGCATCAGTAGTAATGATTATACCATATGCAGGACTGGTTTTAGCATGCCTCATCATTTATCCATTCATCTACCTGTTCCTGTACAGGGCAATCGGATTAATCTATAAAGAAACAGTGGAAGATGAAGGAGAATCAATTCAGTATGAAAGTAAAGATCTCCCGGAAACAGAAGAACCAACTTAG
- a CDS encoding AarF/ABC1/UbiB kinase family protein, with translation MMKPFSRKKVDYQRLKEIIQLLVKYEFDNLVGALELKGSRWGDLLYKYDSDADLDATTPERLRMVFEELGPTFIKLGQMMSTRPDLVGQNMADEFTKLQDDTLPFDFDTVKMIVEGELGKPLNEAFGTFEEEQLAAASIGQVHRATLPDGTMVAIKVQRPGIQDTVTKDLIIMHHLADLIHKRIPSLKIFNVPEIVDEFEKSIHKEMDYELEAKNTQNFQAHFADNTGIHAPHVFTEYSTSLVLTMEFIQGTKMSQVMENPEGFDNKIIAERVAKSYFQQILMDGFFHADPHPGNLYVLEDNVVCYIDFGMMGHIDQEFMENLGELFIQVIEYKVDAVINQLIYMDIIDDSVDRTILKRDIMDILDRFYGASLKDIHLGHILSELAIPLITKYQARVPPEFTLIARSVSLIEEVAYSLDGEFDATSQFKPMVKKLLLKKFNPKNMADLFKDNMFELEHLIKNMPRNLNRLVAKVENGEIKVRYSEELAEDIERTSNKLVMAIIIAALLIGSSWIIQINKGPMIWDMPLLGFLGFAASGVLGVGLIIYILRYRKI, from the coding sequence ATGATGAAACCATTCTCCCGTAAAAAAGTAGATTACCAGCGTTTAAAAGAGATAATCCAGTTACTGGTCAAATACGAGTTTGATAACCTGGTAGGTGCGCTGGAATTGAAGGGATCCCGCTGGGGAGACCTACTGTACAAATATGATTCTGATGCGGATCTGGATGCCACTACTCCCGAACGTTTAAGAATGGTCTTCGAGGAACTGGGGCCCACATTCATAAAACTGGGGCAGATGATGAGCACCCGACCAGACCTGGTTGGTCAAAACATGGCTGATGAATTCACCAAACTCCAGGATGACACCCTGCCTTTTGATTTTGACACAGTGAAGATGATCGTGGAAGGTGAACTGGGCAAACCATTAAACGAAGCTTTCGGAACCTTTGAAGAGGAACAACTGGCAGCCGCATCCATAGGCCAGGTCCACCGTGCAACTCTCCCTGATGGAACAATGGTGGCAATTAAAGTCCAGCGGCCAGGTATTCAGGATACTGTGACCAAAGATCTGATTATAATGCACCACCTGGCTGATTTAATCCATAAAAGAATTCCCAGTTTAAAAATTTTCAATGTCCCTGAAATTGTGGATGAATTTGAAAAATCAATCCACAAAGAGATGGATTATGAACTGGAAGCCAAAAACACCCAGAACTTCCAGGCCCACTTTGCAGATAATACTGGTATCCATGCACCCCATGTTTTCACTGAATATTCAACCTCGCTGGTTTTAACCATGGAATTCATCCAGGGAACCAAAATGAGCCAGGTGATGGAGAACCCGGAAGGATTCGATAATAAAATAATTGCCGAAAGAGTGGCCAAATCATATTTCCAGCAAATACTCATGGATGGATTCTTCCACGCAGACCCGCATCCAGGTAATCTATATGTTCTGGAGGATAACGTGGTCTGTTACATTGACTTTGGGATGATGGGCCACATTGACCAGGAGTTCATGGAGAACCTGGGAGAGCTATTCATTCAGGTGATTGAATACAAGGTGGATGCAGTTATCAACCAACTGATCTACATGGATATCATAGATGATTCAGTGGATAGGACAATTCTAAAAAGGGATATAATGGATATACTGGACCGTTTCTATGGTGCCAGTCTTAAAGATATTCACCTGGGACATATCCTGAGTGAACTGGCTATTCCCCTGATAACCAAGTACCAGGCACGGGTCCCACCAGAATTCACCCTCATTGCCAGATCAGTGTCCCTGATTGAGGAGGTAGCCTACTCCCTTGACGGTGAATTTGATGCAACCAGCCAGTTCAAGCCAATGGTTAAAAAACTCCTCCTGAAAAAATTTAACCCTAAAAACATGGCAGATCTGTTCAAGGATAACATGTTCGAACTGGAGCACCTGATTAAGAACATGCCCCGTAACCTTAACCGTCTGGTGGCTAAGGTTGAAAACGGAGAGATAAAGGTACGCTACTCTGAGGAACTGGCAGAAGACATTGAAAGAACCAGCAACAAACTGGTGATGGCCATAATCATTGCTGCCTTACTCATTGGCTCATCATGGATCATACAGATAAACAAGGGCCCTATGATCTGGGACATGCCCCTTTTGGGATTTTTGGGCTTTGCAGCCAGTGGAGTTCTGGGAGTGGGGCTTATAATCTATATTCTGAGGTACCGGAAGATTTAA